From the genome of Tachysurus vachellii isolate PV-2020 chromosome 2, HZAU_Pvac_v1, whole genome shotgun sequence, one region includes:
- the lsm12b gene encoding protein LSM12 homolog A, protein MAAPGPGEYFSVGSHVSCFTCLGQRLQGEVVAFDYQTKMLTLKCAASSGKPNLSDIILINLAYVSEVETINDRTETPPPLASLNVSKLANRARTEKEDKLSQAYAISAGVSVEGQQLFQTIHKTIKDCKWQEKNIIVMDDVVISPPYQVENCKGKEGSALSHIRKIVEKHFRDVETQKSMQRTQAQQTQKESSLSS, encoded by the exons ATGGCGGCTCCTGGACCGGGGGAGTATTTTAGCGTCGGGAGCCATGTCTCTTGCTTCACCTGCTTGGGTCAACGCTTACAAGGAGAAGTCGTCGCCTTCGACTACCAGACCAAGATGTTAACTCTGA AATGCGCTGCCTCCAGCGGCAAGCCCAACCTCAGCGACATCATCCTGATCAACTTAGCCTACGTCTCAGAAGTAGAAACCATTAACGACCGCACAGAGACCCCGCCTCCTCTAGCGTCTTTGAATGTCAGCAAG CTTGCCAATCGAGCAAGGACGGAAAAGGAAGACAAGTTGTCCCAAGCCTATGCAATCAGCGCTGGGGTTTCAGTCGAGGGCCAGCAACTATTCCAGACTATACACAAAAC CATTAAAGACTGCAAATGGCAGGAGAAGAACATTATTGTGATGGACGACGTCGTCATCTCGCCACCGTATCAGGTGGAAAACTGCAAAGGCAAAGAGGGAAGTGCTTTAAGTCATATACGCAAAATT GTCGAGAAACATTTTAGAGACGTGGAAACGCAGAAGTCGATGCAACGTACACAAGCACAGCAAACACAGAAGGAGTCGTCGTTATCATCCTGA
- the tmem101 gene encoding transmembrane protein 101, translated as MAAPSRKQVLRFISQSGAFILTRFGFWNCFSMLMLFAERADVQRKPDIQVPYLYFDMAAAVLCSSFMSFGVKRRWFALCAALQLAFSTYASYIGGHVLYGDWLKVRMYSRIMAVIGAFLVLASGAGEVYRQKPRTRSLQSTGQVFLGIYLICMVYSLQHSQEDRLAYLDHIPGGEITVQLLIILFGVLALSFLSGYYVSLASQILAVLLPLIILFVDGNIGYWHNTRRVEFWNQMKLIGHNVAIFGAVLILGTDG; from the exons ATGGCGGCTCCGAGTAGAAAACAAGTGCTGAGGTTTATCTCTCAGTCCGGAGCATTTATTTTGACTCGGTTCGGTTTCTGGAACTGCTTCAGCATGCTTATGCTTTTTGCCGAGCGGGCCGATGTACAAAg GAAGCCGGATATCCAGGTGCCGTACTTGTACTTTGACATGGCAGCAGCAGTGTTGTGTTCCAGTTTCATGTCTTTCGGGGTGAAGAGGAGATGGTTTGCGCTCTGTGCTGCATTACAGTTGGCATTCAGCACGTACGCATCCTACATCGGTGGGCACGTCCTTTATGGAGACTGGTTAAAA GTGAGGATGTACTCGAGGATCATGGCTGTTATTGGAGCTTTCCTAGTGCTGGCCAGTGGCGCAGGGGAAGTGTACAGGCAGAAACCACGTACACGCTCGCTACAGTCCACCGGCCAAGTCTTCTTAGGAATCTACTTAATCTGCATG GTTTACTCCCTCCAGCACAGTCAGGAGGACAGATTGGCGTACTTGGACCACATCCCCGGTGGTGAGATCACCGTTCAGCTCCTGATCATTCTTTTTGGTGTGCTCGCTCTCTCCTTCCTCTCAGGGTACTACGTGAGTTTAGCCTCTCAGATATTAGCCGTGCTCCTCCCATTGATCATTCTGTTTGTTGACGGAAATATCGGCTACTGGCACAACACACGCCGCGTGGAGTTCTGGAACCAAATGAAGCTGATCGGACACAACGTGGCCATCTTCGGAGCTGTGCTTATACTCGGTACAGATGGCTAA
- the gngt2b gene encoding guanine nucleotide-binding protein G(I)/G(S)/G(O) subunit gamma-T2b, which yields MARDMSDKDIMKMELEQLQKEVNNTRIAISTTAPEIISFIESQSADDPLIKGVPEDKNPFKEKGGCVIT from the exons ATGGCTCGGGACATGTCCGATAAGGACATCATGAAAATGGAGCTGGAGCAGCTGCAGAAAGAAGTAAACAACACTCGGATTGCA ATTTCAACAACTGCCCCTGAGATTATCTCCTTTATTGAGTCCCAGTCTGCAGACGACCCTTTAATCAAAGGGGTTCCTGAAGACAAGAACCCATTTAAGGAAAAAGGAGGTTGTGTTATTACATAG